In one window of Oscillospiraceae bacterium DNA:
- a CDS encoding FAD-dependent oxidoreductase, whose translation MKNYDVLIIGGGIGGLMCAYRLLERKPNLKIAILEKGKAITQRNCPIVTKAVERCINCKSCSIMEGMAGAGAFSDGKYIISTEYGGWLTDFMEPDKVIDYVEQADAILVSFGATTERYMPSEKLRTKCLQYDLHMSRAMVKHLGTDSNFQTMKKLIESLQDRCDIITECEAREIDKDTHKVTAFKGGNMEEFTAEHIIFAVGRVGSGFLAEWCRKNDIELNNNQVDIGVRVELPACIWEDFSSQVYEPKIWYRSKQYGDVTRTFCFNERGNVVTENTGGILSVNGHSFRDPKLKTENSNFALLSTMRFTKPFREPIAYAKHVAGLANLISGGSVLVQRLGDLEIGRRTEEKRLAQSTTRPTLNAVAGDLSLCLPKRQLDNIIETLHALDKIAPGTANYDTLLYGVECKYYSARPQTEDFVLSGCKNIYALGDGAGITRSLAQAAANGLYIGDKITSGK comes from the coding sequence ATGAAAAATTACGATGTCCTGATAATCGGTGGCGGTATAGGCGGTCTTATGTGTGCCTATCGCCTTTTGGAGCGCAAACCAAATCTTAAAATAGCAATACTTGAAAAGGGTAAAGCAATTACCCAAAGAAATTGTCCCATCGTAACAAAAGCTGTTGAACGTTGTATAAACTGCAAATCATGCTCTATTATGGAGGGCATGGCAGGAGCAGGAGCTTTCAGCGACGGCAAGTATATTATTTCAACTGAATACGGTGGATGGCTTACCGATTTCATGGAGCCTGATAAGGTTATAGATTATGTAGAACAGGCAGACGCAATACTCGTGTCGTTCGGCGCCACTACCGAGCGTTACATGCCAAGCGAAAAGCTTCGTACCAAATGTCTGCAATATGACCTGCATATGAGCAGAGCAATGGTTAAGCATTTGGGTACAGATTCCAATTTCCAGACGATGAAGAAACTTATCGAATCACTTCAGGACAGATGCGATATAATCACCGAATGCGAAGCACGTGAAATAGATAAGGACACCCATAAAGTTACAGCTTTTAAAGGCGGCAATATGGAAGAATTTACGGCGGAACATATAATTTTTGCCGTGGGTAGAGTTGGAAGCGGTTTTCTTGCGGAATGGTGTCGTAAAAACGATATTGAGCTTAACAATAACCAGGTCGATATCGGTGTGCGCGTTGAGCTTCCTGCATGCATATGGGAAGATTTTTCGTCTCAGGTCTACGAGCCGAAGATTTGGTACCGAAGCAAGCAGTATGGTGATGTAACAAGAACCTTCTGCTTCAACGAGCGAGGTAATGTTGTTACCGAAAATACAGGCGGCATACTGTCAGTAAACGGCCATTCCTTCCGCGACCCTAAGCTTAAAACCGAAAACTCAAACTTTGCACTTCTTTCAACAATGCGTTTTACCAAGCCTTTCCGTGAGCCTATTGCGTATGCAAAACATGTTGCCGGTCTTGCTAATCTTATAAGTGGTGGAAGTGTGCTGGTTCAGCGACTGGGGGATCTTGAAATAGGACGCAGAACCGAAGAAAAGCGACTTGCTCAATCTACTACACGTCCTACTCTCAATGCTGTTGCTGGTGATTTGAGTCTGTGTCTGCCCAAACGTCAGCTTGATAATATCATCGAGACTTTACATGCTCTTGATAAAATTGCACCCGGAACCGCAAATTACGATACACTGCTTTATGGTGTTGAGTGTAAATACTATTCCGCACGTCCGCAGACAGAGGACTTTGTTCTCAGCGGATGCAAGAACATTTATGCGCTGGGTGACGGTGCAGGTATAACACGTTCTTTGGCGCAAGCGGCTGCAAACGGATTATATATCGGCGATAAAATCACTTCGGGTAAGTGA